The following proteins are co-located in the Clavibacter capsici genome:
- a CDS encoding ParA family protein: MHVLSVSSLKGGVGKTTVTLGLASAAFSRGLRTLVVDLDPQADVSTGMDIQVAGHLNVADVLASPKEKIVRAAIAPSGWTKGRTGTIDVMIGSPSAINFDGPHPSIRDIWKLEEALANVEADYDLVLIDCAPSLNALTRTAWAASDRVTVVTEPGLFSVAAADRALRAIEEIRRGLSPRLQPLGIIVNRARVQSLEHQFRIKELRDMFGPLVLSPQLPERTSLQQAQGAAKPLHVWPGESAQEMARNFDQLLERIMRTAKIGDYAENATR; the protein is encoded by the coding sequence GTGCATGTACTGAGCGTCAGCTCCCTCAAGGGGGGCGTGGGCAAGACCACAGTGACCCTGGGACTGGCGTCCGCCGCCTTCTCCCGCGGCTTGAGGACCCTCGTGGTCGATCTCGACCCGCAAGCCGACGTGTCCACGGGCATGGACATCCAGGTCGCCGGCCACCTCAACGTCGCCGACGTCCTCGCCTCCCCCAAGGAGAAGATCGTCCGCGCGGCCATCGCGCCGAGCGGCTGGACCAAGGGCCGCACGGGCACCATCGACGTCATGATCGGCAGCCCGTCCGCCATCAACTTCGACGGCCCGCACCCGAGCATCCGCGACATCTGGAAGCTCGAGGAGGCGCTCGCCAACGTCGAGGCCGACTACGACCTCGTCCTCATCGACTGCGCCCCGTCGCTCAACGCCCTCACGCGCACCGCGTGGGCGGCCAGCGACCGCGTCACGGTCGTCACCGAGCCCGGCCTCTTCTCCGTCGCCGCCGCGGACCGGGCGCTCCGCGCGATCGAGGAGATCCGCCGCGGCCTCTCCCCGCGCCTCCAGCCCCTCGGCATCATCGTCAACCGCGCCCGCGTGCAGTCGCTCGAGCACCAGTTCCGCATCAAGGAGCTCCGCGACATGTTCGGCCCGCTCGTGCTGAGCCCGCAGCTGCCCGAGCGCACGTCGCTCCAGCAGGCGCAGGGCGCCGCCAAGCCGCTGCACGTGTGGCCCGGCGAGAGCGCGCAGGAGATGGCGCGCAACTTCGACCAGCTGCTGGAGCGCATCATGCGCACCGCGAAGATCGGCGACTACGCGGAGAACGCCACGCGCTGA
- a CDS encoding MerR family transcriptional regulator, whose protein sequence is MSDSTPDSGRYDLGLLFTDGLPEMDASAGYRGAVAARAAGITYRQLDYWARTGLVEPTVRGASGSGTQRLYGFRDILVLKLVKRLLDTGISLQQIRTAVNQLRESGVVDLAQTTLMSDGASVYLCTSNDEVIDLVSRGQGVFGIAVGKVLREVEHSLVEIDTQTVDPTDELAARRAVKAS, encoded by the coding sequence ATGAGCGACTCCACCCCGGACTCCGGGCGCTACGACCTCGGCCTGCTGTTCACCGACGGCCTCCCGGAGATGGACGCGAGCGCGGGCTACCGCGGCGCCGTCGCCGCCCGGGCCGCGGGGATCACCTACCGCCAGCTCGACTACTGGGCCCGCACCGGCCTCGTGGAGCCCACCGTCCGCGGCGCCTCCGGCTCCGGCACGCAGCGCCTCTACGGCTTCCGGGACATCCTGGTCCTCAAGCTCGTGAAGCGCCTCCTCGACACCGGCATCTCCCTGCAGCAGATCCGCACCGCCGTGAACCAGCTCCGCGAGTCCGGCGTCGTCGACCTCGCGCAGACCACGCTCATGAGCGACGGCGCCAGCGTCTACCTCTGCACCAGCAACGACGAGGTCATCGACCTCGTGAGCCGCGGCCAGGGCGTGTTCGGCATCGCCGTCGGCAAGGTCCTCCGCGAGGTCGAGCACTCCCTCGTCGAGATCGACACCCAGACCGTCGACCCCACGGACGAGCTCGCCGCCCGTCGCGCCGTCAAGGCCTCCTAG
- the ftsR gene encoding transcriptional regulator FtsR, translating to MPASAARSTPARTPGLLSIGQVLARLTPEFPDLTNSKLRFLEEQGLVQPSRTESGYRKFSPADVERLRTVLGMQRDHYLPLKVIRAYLRDLDAGLSPALPGAATTPPTSMLDQERRYSRAELVRESGATAPLLGDAITAGVLMPAEVYGEEAVQVMRALVELQRTGIEPRHLRGFRQAAERELSLIESALVPVSRRRDASSRAHAAELAREIATQLEVVRGSLIRSALGRLSS from the coding sequence GTGCCGGCGTCCGCCGCCCGGTCGACGCCAGCCCGCACCCCCGGTCTCCTCAGCATCGGGCAGGTGCTCGCGCGCCTCACGCCGGAGTTCCCCGATCTCACGAACAGCAAGCTCCGCTTCCTCGAGGAGCAGGGACTCGTGCAGCCGTCCCGCACGGAGTCCGGCTACCGCAAGTTCAGCCCCGCCGACGTGGAGCGCCTCCGCACCGTCCTCGGGATGCAGCGCGACCACTACCTGCCGCTGAAGGTCATCCGCGCCTACCTCCGCGACCTCGACGCCGGCCTGTCGCCCGCGCTCCCCGGCGCGGCCACGACGCCGCCCACCTCCATGCTCGACCAGGAGCGGCGCTACAGCCGCGCGGAGCTCGTGCGCGAGTCCGGCGCGACCGCGCCGCTGCTCGGCGACGCCATCACCGCGGGCGTGCTCATGCCCGCGGAGGTCTACGGCGAGGAGGCCGTGCAGGTGATGCGCGCTCTCGTCGAGCTGCAGCGCACCGGCATCGAGCCGCGCCACCTCCGCGGCTTCCGCCAGGCGGCGGAGCGCGAGCTCAGCCTCATCGAGTCGGCCCTCGTGCCGGTGTCGCGCCGCCGCGACGCCTCGAGCCGGGCCCACGCGGCCGAGCTCGCGCGGGAGATCGCCACGCAGCTCGAGGTCGTGCGGGGGAGCCTCATCCGCTCGGCGCTCGGCCGGCTCTCGTCCTGA
- a CDS encoding FHA domain-containing protein, translated as MDGREEGHGATRVPEQYTSTDTTATFRDELGAALAGLDNAVSAEEKDAVTALPSGSALLVVRRGPNQGARFLLDADVTVAGRHPDADIFLDDVTVSRRHAEFVRQGTSFQVKDLGSLNGTYFDGVRIDTALLQDGAEVQVGKFRLTFYASRADLAGRTIE; from the coding sequence ATGGATGGACGCGAAGAGGGTCACGGCGCCACGCGCGTGCCCGAGCAGTACACGAGCACGGACACCACGGCCACCTTCCGCGACGAGCTCGGCGCCGCGCTCGCGGGCCTCGACAACGCCGTCTCGGCCGAGGAGAAGGACGCTGTCACGGCGCTCCCCTCGGGCTCCGCCCTCCTCGTCGTCCGCCGCGGCCCGAACCAGGGGGCGCGCTTCCTCCTCGATGCCGACGTCACGGTCGCCGGCCGTCACCCCGACGCCGACATCTTCCTCGACGACGTCACCGTCTCCCGCCGTCACGCGGAGTTCGTCCGACAGGGCACGTCGTTCCAGGTCAAGGACCTCGGCTCGCTCAACGGCACCTACTTCGACGGCGTCCGCATCGACACGGCGCTCCTGCAGGACGGTGCCGAGGTGCAGGTGGGCAAGTTCCGCCTCACGTTCTACGCCTCGCGCGCCGACCTCGCCGGCCGGACGATCGAGTAG
- a CDS encoding cation:dicarboxylate symporter family transporter yields the protein MTNPIAALRRLDRQHYLYIAVIVAVLLGVTVGLVAPETGVALKPIGDAFVALIKMMIAPIIFCTIVLGVGSVAKAATVGRVGGLALLYFIVMSTFALAIGLLVGNLIHPGEGLDLSGLRAPEGSTEATDEKDFLLSIIPTSLLSSLTSGSILQTLFVALLVGFALQQLGKRGEPVLEGIRNIQILVFRILSMVMWVAPLGAFGAIAAVVGATGFQAVISLATLMIGFYITCALFIVVVLGTLLWFVARVSIFKLMRYLGREYLLIVSTSSSEVALPRLIAKMEHVGVSKPVVGITVPTGYSFNLDGTAIYLTMASLFIASALGSPLALGEQVSLLVFMIIASKGAAGVTGAGLATLAGGLQSHRPDLVDGVGLIVGIDRFMSEARALTNFTGNAVATLLIGTWTRGIDADRVALVLGGGDPFDEKSMGTEHEAEQATPAEALEADVTRSAGFGDEPPRATAR from the coding sequence ATGACCAACCCCATCGCCGCGCTCCGCCGCCTGGACCGGCAGCACTACCTCTACATCGCGGTCATCGTCGCGGTGCTCCTCGGCGTCACCGTCGGCCTCGTCGCCCCCGAGACGGGCGTGGCCCTGAAGCCGATCGGCGACGCGTTCGTCGCGCTCATCAAGATGATGATCGCCCCCATCATCTTCTGCACCATCGTCCTCGGCGTCGGCTCGGTCGCGAAGGCCGCCACGGTCGGCCGGGTGGGCGGGCTCGCGCTCCTCTACTTCATCGTCATGTCGACGTTCGCCCTCGCGATCGGCCTCCTCGTCGGCAACCTCATCCACCCGGGCGAGGGCCTCGACCTCAGCGGCCTGCGCGCGCCGGAGGGTTCGACGGAGGCGACCGACGAGAAGGACTTCCTCCTCTCGATCATCCCCACGTCGCTGCTGTCGTCGCTCACCTCGGGCAGCATCCTGCAGACCCTCTTCGTCGCGCTCCTCGTGGGCTTCGCGCTGCAGCAGCTCGGCAAGCGCGGCGAGCCGGTGCTCGAGGGGATCCGCAACATCCAGATCCTCGTGTTCCGCATCCTCAGCATGGTGATGTGGGTCGCCCCGCTCGGTGCGTTCGGCGCCATCGCCGCGGTCGTCGGCGCCACCGGGTTCCAGGCGGTCATCAGCCTCGCGACCCTCATGATCGGCTTCTACATCACCTGCGCGCTCTTCATCGTCGTGGTGCTCGGCACCCTGCTGTGGTTCGTCGCGCGGGTCAGCATCTTCAAGCTCATGCGCTACCTCGGCCGCGAGTACCTGCTCATCGTGTCGACGTCCTCGTCCGAGGTCGCGCTGCCCCGGCTCATCGCGAAGATGGAGCACGTCGGCGTCTCGAAGCCCGTCGTCGGCATCACGGTCCCCACGGGCTACTCGTTCAACCTCGACGGCACGGCCATCTACCTGACGATGGCGTCGCTGTTCATCGCCAGCGCGCTCGGCAGCCCCCTGGCGCTCGGCGAGCAGGTCTCGCTGCTGGTGTTCATGATCATCGCGTCGAAGGGCGCCGCGGGCGTCACGGGCGCCGGCCTCGCGACCCTCGCGGGCGGCCTGCAGTCGCACCGCCCCGACCTCGTGGACGGCGTCGGCCTCATCGTCGGCATCGACCGCTTCATGTCGGAGGCGCGCGCCCTCACGAACTTCACCGGCAACGCGGTCGCCACGCTCCTCATCGGCACGTGGACGCGCGGCATCGACGCCGACCGGGTCGCCCTCGTCCTCGGCGGCGGCGACCCGTTCGACGAGAAGAGCATGGGCACCGAGCACGAGGCCGAGCAGGCGACGCCCGCCGAGGCCCTCGAGGCGGACGTCACGCGCTCGGCCGGGTTCGGCGACGAGCCGCCGCGCGCCACCGCCCGCTGA
- a CDS encoding sensor histidine kinase, protein MARRALADRIRRRRPGLPRGIAARLLVVQLAVLLLVAVVATAALWADSRQRAEQAAADRSLAVATTVADSPRVAEGLASADPTGALLAYSLDVTRDTGVDFVTIMDRDTVRVTHPDPDEIGRRYLGTTGPALAGRSLTETFTGTLGPSVRAVVPVRNADGGIVGLVAAGVTVDRVTGVLVARLPGLVGTVGALALLLAAGAVLLSRSLERTTWGLGPEEMARMLAYYESVLHSVGEGIVLVDRDRRLVLHNDQAAELLDLDLDPAAGPVEVAELGLPDAIERLLASGTTADEVVHLPSGRVLVVTQRPALPTGRTGIAARLGTVTTLRDRTEVQRLSGELATLRTLADAMRAQTHEFANRLHTIVSLIELERPREALALATAELETDRRASEGGLAEEADPVVRALVRGKAAQAAERGVELTVRVADGTGDPGVPAPELVTIVGNLVDNAIDAAADPSVATARGDDRGRVELSLSRTAQGALVIEVADDGPGVDPAVRPHVLDFGVTTKTGDDGPRGVGLALVARSAARLGGLVEVGDAEARLGGARVRVELPADPAGSADDADARARGVRA, encoded by the coding sequence ATGGCGCGACGCGCGCTCGCCGACCGCATCCGCCGCCGGCGCCCGGGGCTCCCGCGCGGGATCGCCGCGCGTCTGCTCGTGGTCCAGCTCGCGGTCCTGCTGCTGGTCGCCGTCGTCGCGACGGCGGCGCTGTGGGCGGACTCGCGCCAGCGCGCCGAGCAGGCCGCGGCCGACCGCAGCCTCGCCGTCGCGACGACCGTGGCCGACTCGCCGCGCGTGGCCGAGGGGCTCGCGTCCGCGGATCCCACGGGCGCGCTCCTCGCCTACTCGCTCGACGTGACGCGCGACACCGGCGTCGACTTCGTCACGATCATGGACCGCGACACCGTGCGCGTCACCCACCCCGACCCGGACGAGATCGGCCGCAGGTACCTCGGCACCACGGGGCCCGCGCTCGCCGGGCGGTCGCTGACCGAGACGTTCACGGGCACGCTCGGGCCGAGCGTCCGCGCGGTGGTGCCGGTGCGGAACGCGGACGGCGGCATCGTAGGGCTGGTCGCGGCCGGGGTCACCGTCGACCGCGTCACCGGCGTGCTCGTCGCGCGCCTCCCCGGGCTCGTCGGCACGGTCGGGGCGCTGGCGCTCCTGCTCGCGGCCGGGGCCGTGCTCCTCAGCCGGTCGCTCGAGCGCACGACGTGGGGCCTCGGGCCCGAGGAGATGGCGCGCATGCTCGCGTACTACGAGTCGGTGCTGCACTCGGTCGGCGAGGGCATCGTGCTCGTCGACCGCGACCGACGGCTCGTGCTCCACAACGACCAGGCGGCGGAGCTGCTCGACCTCGACCTGGATCCGGCAGCGGGGCCCGTCGAGGTCGCCGAGCTCGGGCTGCCCGACGCGATCGAGCGGCTGCTGGCGTCGGGGACGACGGCCGACGAGGTCGTGCACCTGCCGTCCGGGCGCGTGCTCGTCGTCACGCAGCGGCCCGCGCTGCCCACGGGCCGCACCGGGATCGCGGCCCGGCTCGGCACGGTGACGACGCTGCGGGACCGGACGGAGGTCCAGCGCCTGTCGGGCGAGCTGGCGACCCTCCGGACGCTCGCCGACGCGATGCGCGCGCAGACCCACGAGTTCGCGAACCGGCTGCACACCATCGTCTCGCTCATCGAGCTGGAGCGGCCGCGCGAGGCCCTGGCGCTCGCGACGGCGGAGCTGGAGACCGACAGGCGCGCCTCCGAGGGCGGGCTGGCGGAGGAGGCGGATCCCGTGGTGCGGGCCCTCGTGCGCGGGAAGGCCGCGCAGGCCGCCGAGCGCGGCGTCGAGCTGACCGTGCGCGTCGCCGACGGGACGGGCGACCCCGGCGTGCCCGCGCCGGAGCTCGTGACGATCGTGGGCAACCTCGTCGACAACGCCATCGACGCCGCCGCCGACCCCTCCGTCGCGACCGCGCGCGGCGACGACCGCGGGCGCGTCGAGCTGTCGCTGTCGCGCACCGCGCAGGGCGCGCTCGTCATCGAGGTGGCGGACGACGGCCCGGGGGTGGATCCCGCGGTGCGGCCGCACGTGCTGGACTTCGGGGTGACCACCAAGACGGGCGACGACGGGCCGCGCGGCGTGGGCCTCGCGCTCGTGGCGCGCTCGGCCGCGCGGCTGGGCGGCCTCGTCGAGGTGGGCGATGCGGAGGCGCGGCTGGGCGGCGCGCGCGTCCGGGTCGAGCTGCCGGCGGATCCCGCCGGGTCGGCCGACGACGCGGACGCCCGTGCCCGCGGGGTGCGCGCGTGA